A single region of the Streptomyces sp. ITFR-16 genome encodes:
- the hpf gene encoding ribosome hibernation-promoting factor, HPF/YfiA family, producing MDIVVKGRKTEVPERFRKHVAEKLKLDKIQKFDGKVISLDVEVSKEPNPRQADRSDRVEITLRSRGPVIRAEAAAGDPYAALDLATGKLEARLRKQHDKRYSRRGSGRITAAEVGETVPDAASFNGDGELIADETAQPVPTTRIGSLEVQGEGPLVMREKTHVAAPMSLDQALYEMELVGHDFYLFVDSDTKEPSVVYRRHAYDYGVIHLRTDPLAADEAGGAGGALGG from the coding sequence GTGGACATCGTCGTCAAGGGCCGCAAGACCGAGGTGCCCGAGCGGTTCCGCAAGCACGTGGCCGAGAAGCTGAAGCTGGACAAGATCCAGAAGTTCGACGGCAAGGTGATCAGCCTCGACGTGGAGGTGTCCAAGGAGCCGAATCCTCGTCAGGCGGACCGTTCCGACCGGGTGGAGATCACGCTCCGCTCGCGTGGACCGGTCATCAGGGCGGAAGCGGCCGCAGGCGACCCGTACGCAGCGCTGGACCTGGCCACCGGCAAGCTGGAGGCGCGGCTGCGCAAGCAGCACGACAAGCGCTACAGCCGCCGCGGTTCCGGCCGCATTACCGCTGCGGAGGTCGGTGAAACGGTGCCGGACGCGGCGTCGTTCAACGGTGACGGCGAGCTGATCGCCGACGAGACGGCACAGCCCGTACCCACCACCAGGATCGGTTCGCTCGAGGTACAGGGCGAAGGACCGCTGGTGATGCGCGAGAAGACGCACGTCGCGGCACCCATGTCGCTCGACCAGGCCCTCTACGAGATGGAGCTGGTCGGACACGACTTCTATCTGTTCGTCGACTCCGACACGAAGGAGCCCAGTGTCGTCTACCGGCGACACGCCTACGACTACGGGGTCATCCACCTGAGGACCGACCCGCTGGCCGCCGACGAGGCGGGCGGCGCGGGCGGTGCGCTCGGCGGCTGA
- a CDS encoding DUF6912 family protein, with amino-acid sequence MRVYVPLTLAGLAAAHRAGEVGPGPLTAYAVTPALREWYVSDDIEELEYAALTRAASASLRLIAGDPGAARRRVVVAVDVPDGAAVADPAPLLDGSSLGEVTIASAVALTAAAAVHVDADEADKDVTAAAAALGAADLGDDDAQFTVDGAEDHELLWFGVQEIPNLIG; translated from the coding sequence ATGCGCGTGTACGTACCCCTGACCCTCGCCGGTCTCGCAGCGGCGCACCGGGCCGGCGAAGTCGGTCCCGGCCCGCTGACCGCCTACGCGGTGACCCCCGCGCTGCGGGAGTGGTACGTCTCCGACGACATCGAGGAGCTGGAGTACGCGGCGCTCACCCGGGCCGCGTCCGCGTCGCTGCGGCTGATCGCCGGGGACCCGGGGGCGGCCCGCCGCCGGGTCGTCGTCGCCGTCGACGTGCCGGACGGGGCCGCGGTCGCCGATCCGGCCCCCCTCCTGGACGGCTCCTCGCTCGGTGAGGTCACCATCGCCTCCGCCGTGGCGCTGACCGCCGCCGCTGCGGTGCACGTCGACGCGGACGAGGCGGACAAGGACGTCACGGCGGCCGCCGCCGCGCTGGGGGCGGCGGATCTGGGGGACGACGACGCGCAGTTCACCGTCGACGGCGCCGAGGACCACGAGCTGCTGTGGTTCGGGGTGCAGGAGATCCCGAACCTGATCGGCTGA
- the secA gene encoding preprotein translocase subunit SecA, whose protein sequence is MSVFNKLMRAGEGKILRKLHRIADQVSSIEEDFVNLSDAELRALTDEYKERYADGESLDDLLPEAFATVREAAKRVLGQRHYDVQMMGGAALHLGYVAEMKTGEGKTLVGTLPAYLNALSGKGVHLITVNDYLAERDSELMGRVHKFLGLTVGCIIANMTPAQRREQYACDITYGTNNEFGFDYLRDNMAWSQDELVQRGHNFAIVDEVDSILVDEARTPLIISGPADQATKWYGDFAKLVTRLTKGEAGNPLKGIEETGDYEVDEKKRTVAIHEPGVAKVEDWLGIENLYESVNTPLVGYLNNAIKAKELFKKDKDYVVIDGEVMIVDEHTGRILAGRRYNEGMHQAIEAKEGVDIKDENQTLATITLQNFFRLYGKLSGMTGTAMTEAAEFHQIYKLGVVPIPTNRPMVRADQSDLIYRTEVAKFAAVVDDIAEKHEKGQPILVGTTSVEKSEYLSQQLSKRGVQHEVLNAKQHDREATIVAQAGRKGAVTVATNMAGRGTDIKLGGNPDDLAEAELRQRGLDPVEHVEEWAAALPAALEKAEQAVKAEFEEVKELGGLYVLGTERHESRRIDNQLRGRSGRQGDPGESRFYLSLGDDLMRLFKAQMVERVMSMANVPDDVPIENKMVTRAIASAQSQVEQQNFETRKNVLKYDEVLNRQREVIYGERRRVLEGEDLQEQIRHFMDDTIDDYIRQETAEGFAEEWDLDRLWGAFKQLYPVKVTVAELEDAAGDLAGVTAEFIAESVKDDIHEQYDEREKTLGSDIMRELERRVVLSVLDRKWREHLYEMDYLQEGIGLRAMAQKDPLVEYQREGFDMFNAMMEGIKEESVGYLFNLEVQVEQQVEEVPVQDATSLSKEDAVPAARPEIRAKGLDAPQRPDRLHFSAPTVDGEGGVVEGDFSSGAGAGAGAGESDGLTRAERRKAQKSGGGGRRRKK, encoded by the coding sequence GTGTCCGTCTTCAACAAGCTCATGCGTGCAGGCGAAGGCAAGATCCTGCGCAAACTGCACCGCATCGCGGACCAGGTCAGCTCCATCGAAGAGGACTTCGTCAACCTCTCCGACGCCGAGCTGCGGGCGCTCACCGACGAGTACAAGGAACGGTACGCGGACGGCGAGAGCCTGGACGACCTGCTTCCCGAGGCATTCGCGACGGTCCGTGAGGCCGCCAAGCGTGTCCTCGGACAGCGCCACTACGACGTCCAGATGATGGGCGGCGCAGCCCTGCACCTCGGCTACGTGGCCGAGATGAAGACCGGCGAGGGCAAGACCCTCGTCGGCACCCTGCCCGCGTATCTCAACGCGCTCTCGGGCAAGGGCGTCCACCTGATCACGGTCAACGACTATCTGGCCGAGCGCGACTCGGAGCTGATGGGCCGGGTCCACAAGTTCCTCGGGCTGACCGTCGGCTGCATCATCGCCAACATGACGCCGGCCCAGCGCCGTGAGCAGTACGCCTGCGACATCACGTACGGCACGAACAACGAGTTCGGCTTCGACTACCTCCGCGACAACATGGCGTGGTCGCAGGACGAGCTCGTCCAGCGCGGTCACAACTTCGCGATCGTCGACGAGGTCGACTCGATCCTGGTCGACGAGGCCCGTACGCCGCTGATCATCTCCGGCCCCGCCGACCAGGCCACCAAGTGGTACGGCGACTTCGCCAAGCTGGTCACCCGGCTGACCAAGGGCGAGGCGGGCAACCCGCTCAAGGGCATCGAGGAGACCGGCGACTACGAGGTCGACGAGAAGAAGCGGACCGTGGCGATCCATGAGCCCGGTGTCGCGAAGGTCGAGGACTGGCTCGGCATCGAGAACCTCTACGAGTCGGTGAACACCCCCCTCGTCGGGTACCTCAACAACGCCATCAAGGCCAAGGAACTCTTCAAGAAGGACAAGGACTACGTCGTCATCGACGGCGAAGTCATGATCGTCGACGAGCACACCGGCCGTATCCTCGCCGGCCGCCGCTACAACGAGGGCATGCACCAGGCGATCGAGGCGAAGGAAGGGGTGGACATCAAGGACGAGAACCAGACGCTCGCCACGATCACCCTGCAGAACTTCTTCCGCCTCTACGGCAAGCTCTCCGGCATGACCGGTACGGCGATGACCGAGGCCGCCGAGTTCCACCAGATCTACAAGCTCGGCGTGGTGCCGATCCCGACCAACCGGCCGATGGTCCGGGCGGACCAGTCGGACCTGATCTACCGCACCGAGGTCGCGAAGTTCGCCGCCGTCGTCGACGACATCGCGGAGAAGCACGAGAAGGGCCAGCCGATCCTGGTCGGCACGACCTCGGTCGAGAAGTCCGAGTACCTCTCGCAGCAGCTCTCCAAGCGCGGGGTGCAGCACGAGGTCCTCAACGCCAAGCAGCACGACCGTGAGGCGACGATCGTCGCCCAGGCCGGCCGCAAGGGCGCGGTCACGGTCGCGACGAACATGGCCGGCCGCGGTACGGACATCAAGCTGGGCGGCAACCCGGACGACCTCGCCGAGGCGGAGCTGCGGCAGCGCGGCCTCGACCCGGTGGAGCACGTCGAGGAGTGGGCGGCCGCGCTGCCCGCCGCCCTGGAGAAGGCCGAGCAGGCGGTGAAGGCGGAGTTCGAGGAGGTCAAGGAGCTCGGCGGGCTGTACGTCCTCGGTACGGAGCGGCACGAGTCGCGTCGTATCGACAATCAGCTGCGCGGTCGTTCCGGCCGTCAGGGCGACCCCGGCGAGTCCCGCTTCTACCTGTCGCTCGGCGACGACCTGATGCGCCTGTTCAAGGCCCAGATGGTCGAGCGCGTCATGTCGATGGCCAACGTGCCGGACGATGTGCCGATCGAGAACAAGATGGTGACGCGGGCGATCGCCTCGGCGCAGTCGCAGGTCGAGCAGCAGAACTTCGAGACGCGTAAGAACGTCCTGAAGTACGACGAGGTGCTCAACCGCCAGCGTGAGGTCATCTACGGCGAGCGGCGCCGGGTCCTGGAGGGCGAGGACCTGCAGGAGCAGATCCGCCACTTCATGGACGACACGATCGACGACTACATCCGCCAGGAGACGGCGGAGGGGTTCGCCGAGGAGTGGGACCTCGACCGGCTGTGGGGCGCCTTCAAGCAGCTCTACCCGGTGAAGGTCACGGTCGCCGAGCTGGAGGACGCGGCCGGGGACCTGGCCGGTGTCACGGCCGAGTTCATCGCCGAGTCGGTCAAGGACGACATCCACGAGCAGTACGACGAGCGGGAGAAGACGCTCGGCTCCGACATCATGCGTGAGCTGGAGCGGCGTGTGGTGCTGTCCGTGCTGGACCGCAAGTGGCGTGAGCACCTCTACGAGATGGACTATCTCCAGGAGGGCATCGGGCTGCGGGCCATGGCGCAGAAGGACCCGCTGGTGGAGTACCAGCGCGAGGGCTTCGACATGTTCAACGCCATGATGGAGGGCATCAAGGAGGAGTCCGTCGGCTATCTGTTCAACCTGGAGGTCCAGGTCGAGCAGCAGGTCGAGGAGGTTCCGGTCCAGGACGCGACGTCGCTGTCCAAGGAGGACGCGGTGCCGGCGGCTCGTCCGGAGATCCGGGCGAAGGGGCTCGACGCTCCGCAGCGGCCGGACCGGCTGCACTTCTCCGCTCCCACGGTGGACGGGGAGGGCGGGGTTGTCGAGGGTGACTTCTCCAGTGGTGCGGGTGCGGGTGCCGGGGCCGGGGAGTCCGATGGGCTTACTCGGGCGGAGCGGCGCAAGGCGCAGAAGAGCGGTGGGGGTGGGCGGCGCCGTAAGAAGTAG
- a CDS encoding LpqB family beta-propeller domain-containing protein produces the protein MPVTGDVKAVDASQPGDSQVQVYAVAPRDGATPNEVVDGFLESMTSDDSDFRTTRKYLTKEASSNWKPGANTTVLAKAPNRSDRPFHDDDRGATEVTYTLTGEKVATVDEQNAYQPLAPTDYSRTLHLVRQNGPDGKEWRIDVVPDGLVLGQSDFKRLYRSVNKFYFATGRSEAQSTLVADPVYIRNRTDPATGMDTVTQAVRSLLRGPTDWLRPVVKSRFPAGTGLRTGVTSLSPDDRNVLKVPLNKKADGTGQRTCRMMASQVLFTLRDLTSARVEQVELERSDGSALCVLGADQAEEYAADRSSGAPDSQYFVDGKGHVQRIPGSTRGSGEPEPVLGPFGSGSLRVSAVGVARDEQTAAALSQHEDALYVSSIAVDGQLPVPSVTSKAAKTKDRLTAPSWDGRGDLWVADRDPGNSRLLRLAGGTGKPQEVTVPSLDGSRIKALRLSSDGVRIALLLTQGDHTTLKIGRIERHGPQGKEQVSVVDLRQAAPQLADVTAMSWSGGSRLVVVGKEQGGVQQVRYVQADGSTPSSGVLPGVNQVLAIAAADDEQLPLMADTFGDGIVKLLPGDNWQTVLKEGSALVYPG, from the coding sequence ATGCCCGTCACCGGGGACGTGAAGGCCGTCGACGCCTCGCAGCCCGGTGACTCCCAGGTGCAGGTGTACGCGGTCGCGCCGCGTGACGGTGCCACTCCGAACGAGGTGGTCGACGGCTTCCTGGAGTCGATGACCAGCGACGACTCCGATTTCCGGACGACGCGGAAGTACCTCACCAAGGAGGCGTCGAGCAACTGGAAGCCGGGCGCCAACACCACGGTGCTGGCCAAGGCGCCGAACCGGAGCGACCGCCCGTTCCACGACGACGACCGCGGCGCCACCGAGGTCACGTACACCCTGACCGGCGAGAAGGTGGCGACGGTCGACGAGCAGAACGCGTACCAGCCGCTCGCCCCGACCGACTACTCGCGCACACTGCATCTCGTCCGGCAGAACGGCCCGGACGGCAAGGAGTGGCGCATCGACGTCGTGCCGGACGGCCTGGTGCTCGGGCAGTCGGACTTCAAGCGGCTCTACCGCTCCGTCAACAAGTTCTACTTTGCGACCGGGCGGTCCGAGGCACAGTCCACGCTGGTCGCCGACCCTGTCTACATCCGCAACCGCACGGATCCGGCGACCGGGATGGACACGGTGACGCAGGCGGTGCGCAGCCTTCTGCGGGGGCCGACCGACTGGCTGCGGCCGGTGGTCAAGTCACGCTTCCCCGCAGGCACCGGTCTCCGTACGGGCGTCACCTCCCTGTCGCCCGACGACCGCAACGTCCTCAAGGTCCCGCTGAACAAGAAGGCCGACGGGACCGGGCAGCGCACCTGCCGGATGATGGCCTCACAGGTGCTCTTCACCCTGCGCGATCTGACGTCCGCCCGTGTCGAGCAGGTGGAGCTGGAGCGCTCGGACGGTTCGGCGCTGTGCGTGCTCGGGGCGGACCAGGCCGAGGAGTACGCCGCCGACCGCTCGTCGGGGGCGCCCGACAGCCAGTACTTCGTCGACGGCAAGGGCCATGTGCAGCGCATTCCGGGAAGCACCCGGGGCAGTGGTGAGCCGGAGCCGGTCCTCGGACCGTTCGGCAGCGGCTCCCTGCGGGTGAGCGCGGTCGGAGTGGCCCGGGACGAGCAGACGGCGGCGGCGCTCTCGCAGCACGAGGACGCGCTGTACGTCTCCTCGATCGCCGTGGACGGGCAGTTGCCCGTGCCCTCGGTGACGAGCAAGGCCGCGAAGACCAAGGACCGGCTGACGGCGCCCAGCTGGGACGGCCGGGGCGACCTCTGGGTCGCCGACAGGGACCCCGGCAACTCCCGGCTGCTGCGGCTGGCCGGTGGTACCGGAAAGCCGCAGGAGGTGACCGTGCCGAGCCTGGACGGCAGCCGGATCAAGGCCCTGCGGCTGTCCTCCGACGGGGTGCGCATCGCGCTGCTGCTGACGCAGGGCGACCACACGACGCTGAAGATAGGCCGGATCGAGCGGCACGGGCCGCAGGGCAAGGAGCAGGTCTCCGTCGTCGACCTGCGGCAGGCCGCGCCGCAGCTCGCCGATGTGACGGCCATGTCCTGGTCCGGCGGCAGCCGCCTCGTGGTCGTCGGCAAGGAGCAGGGCGGGGTGCAGCAGGTCCGCTATGTGCAGGCGGACGGCTCGACGCCCTCCTCGGGCGTACTGCCCGGGGTGAACCAGGTGCTGGCCATCGCCGCGGCGGACGACGAGCAGCTGCCGCTGATGGCGGACACGTTCGGTGACGGCATAGTGAAGCTGCTGCCCGGAGACAACTGGCAGACGGTCCTCAAGGAAGGTTCGGCGCTGGTCTACCCGGGCTGA
- a CDS encoding DNA glycosylase AlkZ-like family protein, with protein sequence MTSVQPPAAELSADQARRIALRAQGFLGAPDRRAGVPGVLRHLGAVQLDTISVLARSHELIPYARLGAVGRRTVEEAYWSGGRAFEYWSHAACILPVEEWPHFAFRRRAYRARPQWHHDLPDGVYDTVIKQLTAEGPLTATELGGAKNGGEWWDWSASKVAVERALMYGEVVCTERRGWKRVYDLAERALPDSVLHDDLDDAECLRRLVALAGQSLGVGTRADIADYHRLKGEQFDAVVADSGLVPVTVQGWAKPAWADPAALAAEPRGRHRTTLLSPFDSLVWERARTERIFGFTHRLEAYVPKPKRIHGYFAMPLLAGGKLQGRVDPARDGSTLIARQVSLAGAKAVAPMAEALAEAASWVGCTDVRLERVDAPELREPLAREIARVLA encoded by the coding sequence ATGACGTCTGTGCAGCCTCCCGCAGCCGAACTCTCCGCCGACCAGGCACGCAGGATCGCCCTGCGCGCACAGGGCTTCCTGGGCGCACCGGACCGCCGGGCCGGGGTGCCCGGGGTGCTGCGGCACCTGGGCGCCGTGCAGCTGGACACGATCTCGGTGCTCGCCCGCTCGCACGAGCTCATTCCGTACGCCCGCCTGGGCGCCGTCGGCCGGCGCACGGTGGAGGAGGCGTACTGGTCGGGCGGTCGCGCCTTCGAGTACTGGTCGCACGCGGCGTGCATCCTGCCGGTCGAGGAGTGGCCGCACTTCGCGTTCCGGCGCCGCGCCTACCGCGCTCGGCCGCAGTGGCACCACGACCTGCCGGACGGGGTGTACGACACCGTCATCAAGCAGCTGACCGCCGAGGGCCCGCTGACGGCGACGGAGCTGGGCGGCGCGAAGAACGGCGGGGAGTGGTGGGACTGGTCGGCGTCGAAGGTGGCCGTCGAGCGGGCCCTGATGTACGGCGAGGTGGTGTGCACCGAGCGGCGCGGCTGGAAGCGGGTCTACGACCTCGCGGAGCGCGCTCTGCCCGACTCCGTGCTGCACGACGACCTGGACGACGCGGAGTGCCTGCGCCGACTGGTGGCGCTCGCCGGCCAGTCGCTGGGCGTCGGCACCCGTGCGGACATCGCCGACTACCACCGCCTCAAGGGCGAGCAGTTCGACGCCGTGGTCGCGGACTCCGGGCTGGTGCCGGTCACGGTGCAGGGCTGGGCGAAGCCGGCCTGGGCGGATCCGGCGGCGCTGGCCGCCGAGCCGCGCGGCCGGCACCGGACGACGCTGCTGTCGCCCTTCGACTCACTGGTCTGGGAGCGGGCCCGCACCGAGCGGATCTTCGGCTTCACGCACCGCCTGGAGGCGTACGTCCCCAAGCCGAAGCGGATCCACGGCTATTTCGCGATGCCCCTGCTGGCGGGCGGGAAGCTGCAGGGCCGGGTCGACCCGGCCCGGGACGGCAGCACGCTGATCGCCCGGCAGGTGTCCCTGGCGGGCGCCAAGGCGGTGGCACCGATGGCGGAGGCGCTGGCGGAGGCGGCTTCCTGGGTGGGCTGCACGGACGTCCGGCTTGAGCGGGTGGACGCGCCGGAGCTGCGCGAGCCGCTGGCACGGGAAATCGCCCGCGTCCTGGCGTAG
- a CDS encoding response regulator transcription factor — protein MADAFGPVRDANDADDAAGAHTGRDEDSGSRKEPIRVLVVDDHALFRRGLEIVLAQEEDIQVVGEAGDGAEAVDKAADLLPDIVLMDVRMPKRGGIEACTSIKEVAPSAKIIMLTISDEEADLYDAIKAGATGYLLKEISTDEVATAIRAVADGQSQISPSMASKLLTEFKSMIQRTDERRLVPAPRLTERELEVLKLVATGMNNRDIAKELFISENTVKNHVRNILEKLQLHSRMEAVVYAMREKILEIR, from the coding sequence ATGGCGGACGCCTTCGGGCCCGTGCGTGACGCGAATGACGCCGACGATGCCGCCGGTGCTCATACCGGCAGGGACGAGGACAGCGGTTCCCGCAAGGAACCGATCCGGGTCCTCGTCGTAGACGACCACGCCCTCTTCCGCAGAGGTCTGGAGATCGTCCTCGCGCAGGAGGAGGACATCCAGGTCGTCGGCGAGGCGGGGGACGGGGCGGAGGCCGTCGACAAGGCCGCCGACCTGCTGCCGGACATCGTGCTGATGGACGTACGGATGCCCAAGCGGGGCGGTATCGAGGCCTGCACCTCCATCAAGGAGGTGGCACCCAGCGCGAAGATCATCATGCTGACGATCAGCGACGAGGAGGCCGACCTCTACGACGCCATCAAGGCGGGCGCCACCGGCTATCTCCTCAAGGAGATCTCCACGGACGAGGTGGCCACCGCGATTCGCGCAGTCGCCGACGGCCAGTCCCAGATCAGTCCGTCCATGGCTTCCAAGCTGCTCACCGAGTTCAAGTCGATGATCCAGCGGACCGACGAGCGCCGGCTGGTACCGGCGCCCCGGCTCACCGAGCGTGAGCTGGAAGTCCTCAAACTGGTTGCCACAGGCATGAATAACCGGGATATCGCGAAGGAACTCTTCATTTCCGAGAACACCGTGAAGAACCACGTCCGCAACATTCTGGAGAAGCTCCAGCTGCACTCCCGGATGGAAGCCGTGGTCTATGCCATGCGGGAGAAGATCCTCGAGATCAGGTGA
- a CDS encoding HAD family hydrolase translates to MGTNGNHRTHLVWDWNGTLLDDNTAVVGATNAAFGEVGLAPITVEQYREMYCIPIPRFYERLMGRLPTDAEWERMDGVFHRHYTQQRDACGLTAGAAELLAQWQLTGRSQSIMSMYRHEELLPVVRGYGIERHFVRVDGRTGPSGGSKAEYMERHFAALDGISPQHTVVIGDAVDDAVAAAHVGARAVLYTGGSHSRASLEAAGVPVVDTLSEAIALAEQFGGQ, encoded by the coding sequence ATGGGTACGAACGGGAATCACCGCACGCATCTGGTCTGGGACTGGAACGGCACGCTGCTCGACGACAACACCGCGGTCGTCGGTGCGACGAATGCCGCGTTCGGCGAGGTCGGCCTGGCGCCGATCACGGTCGAGCAGTACCGGGAGATGTACTGCATCCCGATACCCCGTTTCTACGAGCGGCTGATGGGCCGGCTGCCCACGGACGCCGAGTGGGAGCGGATGGACGGCGTCTTCCACCGCCACTACACGCAGCAGCGCGACGCCTGTGGGCTGACCGCGGGGGCCGCCGAGCTGCTCGCCCAGTGGCAGCTGACCGGCCGCAGCCAGTCGATCATGAGCATGTACCGGCACGAGGAGCTGCTGCCCGTCGTGCGCGGCTACGGCATCGAGCGCCACTTCGTCCGCGTCGACGGGCGCACCGGCCCCTCCGGCGGCAGCAAGGCGGAGTACATGGAGCGGCACTTCGCGGCCCTGGACGGGATATCCCCGCAGCACACCGTGGTCATAGGCGACGCCGTGGACGACGCGGTGGCCGCCGCCCACGTCGGCGCCAGGGCGGTGCTGTACACGGGCGGGTCGCACAGCCGGGCCAGCCTGGAGGCCGCCGGGGTGCCCGTCGTGGACACCCTGTCCGAGGCCATCGCCCTGGCCGAGCAGTTCGGCGGGCAGTAG
- a CDS encoding ComF family protein, with amino-acid sequence MREWWREIAGLVLPVACGGCGRPRTELCAECGAQLLGGVPRRVRPDPEPPGLPVVHAAAGYENAVRAALLAHKERGVLGLAGGLGRALAGAVRAGAGRPSDGRPLLLVPVPSARRSVAARGHDPARRIALAAAADLRRTGTPARVAAVLRQRRPVADQSGLGARERQANLAGALTVAAGGRRLLGAGRVVLVDDLLTTGASLAEAARAIGAAGGREHAGPAVRHAAVVAASPSAFEINRNWK; translated from the coding sequence ATGCGCGAGTGGTGGCGGGAGATCGCCGGACTGGTCCTGCCGGTGGCCTGCGGCGGCTGCGGCAGACCACGGACCGAGCTGTGCGCGGAATGCGGCGCACAGCTCCTCGGCGGGGTGCCGCGCCGGGTGCGGCCCGACCCCGAGCCGCCCGGGCTGCCCGTGGTGCACGCCGCCGCCGGCTACGAGAACGCGGTGCGTGCGGCGCTGCTGGCCCACAAGGAGCGCGGGGTGCTCGGCCTCGCGGGCGGGCTCGGCAGGGCGCTGGCGGGTGCCGTGAGGGCCGGGGCGGGGCGTCCGTCCGACGGGCGGCCGCTGCTGTTGGTGCCCGTACCCTCCGCGCGTCGGTCCGTGGCCGCGCGCGGACATGATCCGGCCCGCCGGATCGCGCTGGCGGCCGCGGCCGATCTGCGGCGTACCGGAACCCCGGCCCGGGTGGCCGCGGTGCTGCGGCAACGGCGGCCGGTGGCCGACCAGTCGGGCCTGGGAGCCCGGGAGCGCCAGGCCAATCTGGCGGGCGCGCTCACCGTCGCGGCCGGGGGCCGGCGACTGCTCGGCGCCGGGCGGGTGGTGCTGGTGGACGACCTGCTGACGACGGGGGCCTCGCTGGCCGAGGCGGCGCGGGCGATCGGCGCGGCGGGCGGACGGGAACACGCCGGTCCTGCGGTGCGTCACGCGGCTGTTGTCGCAGCATCTCCGTCTGCCTTCGAAATAAACCGGAACTGGAAGTGA
- a CDS encoding Rv3235 family protein yields MTMNRTRPGGRHDARRPESVPAQRRRAAQWGRPHHWFAERLLAVLSGQRPVHWMLGHTIGEAYDQLAELAPATPLRSRGARPVIRMCRGAQPAPGVVEACASIAAGEQVRAMAFRLEQGPDHRWRCAAVELGNTPIRHP; encoded by the coding sequence ATGACCATGAACAGGACCCGGCCCGGCGGACGCCACGACGCGCGCAGGCCCGAATCCGTACCCGCACAGCGCCGCCGGGCGGCCCAGTGGGGGCGGCCCCACCACTGGTTCGCGGAACGGCTGCTGGCCGTCCTCAGCGGCCAGCGCCCCGTCCACTGGATGCTCGGCCACACCATCGGCGAGGCCTACGACCAGCTCGCCGAACTGGCCCCGGCCACCCCGCTGAGGAGCCGAGGTGCCCGCCCGGTCATCCGCATGTGCCGAGGCGCCCAGCCGGCCCCCGGCGTGGTGGAGGCCTGCGCGAGCATCGCGGCGGGCGAACAGGTACGCGCGATGGCGTTCCGCCTGGAACAGGGCCCGGACCACCGCTGGCGCTGCGCGGCGGTCGAACTCGGCAACACCCCCATCCGCCACCCCTGA
- a CDS encoding GNAT family N-acetyltransferase, translating into MEPITLTTDRLLLRPFAPGDEDEVHAACQDPEIQRWTVIPSPYRRTDAEVFTRQFSPGGWQDDSAYNFAVVLREGGALAGAVGIHRLGVPDTYEIGFWTAPDHRGFGYTTEAVVRAAHWTFTALGGDRLEWRAETGNVPSRAVALRAGFRMEGERRSGLLNKGVRRDTWTAALLPSDLGLPGSRPYLPSAGPARP; encoded by the coding sequence ATGGAGCCGATCACTCTCACCACCGACCGCCTGCTGCTCCGCCCCTTCGCCCCGGGCGACGAGGACGAGGTCCACGCCGCCTGCCAGGATCCGGAGATCCAGCGCTGGACGGTGATCCCCTCCCCGTACCGCCGTACCGACGCGGAGGTCTTCACCCGGCAGTTCTCGCCGGGCGGCTGGCAGGACGACTCCGCGTACAACTTCGCCGTGGTGCTGCGCGAGGGCGGGGCGCTGGCCGGCGCGGTCGGCATCCACCGGCTCGGGGTGCCGGACACGTACGAGATCGGGTTCTGGACCGCCCCGGACCACCGGGGGTTCGGCTACACGACGGAGGCCGTGGTCCGGGCCGCCCACTGGACCTTCACCGCGCTCGGCGGCGACCGCCTGGAGTGGCGCGCCGAGACCGGGAACGTCCCCTCCCGGGCCGTCGCCCTGCGGGCGGGCTTCCGGATGGAGGGCGAACGCCGCTCCGGGCTGCTGAACAAGGGGGTGCGACGCGATACGTGGACGGCCGCCCTGCTCCCGTCCGACCTCGGGCTGCCCGGCAGCCGTCCCTATCTGCCGTCGGCGGGCCCCGCCCGGCCCTGA